In the Oncorhynchus gorbuscha isolate QuinsamMale2020 ecotype Even-year linkage group LG05, OgorEven_v1.0, whole genome shotgun sequence genome, one interval contains:
- the kcna4 gene encoding potassium voltage-gated channel subfamily A member 1, with protein MEFAMIGADNGCKTRLPYGYARAREREHERERQVQQATAAAEGAASGEGGESSGHLLNNHQQHQSRTASSSNANNSSGSTASRPSSSQQPQQHYHESEQQVLRERKKQRGVGRWRRSRQTLGGDLRHSELALLGSEEDMIEEDEAEGGEEEDRGSKSSSFLCNMDDEETVSLTDRRPQSGYANVYSEYGCSERVVINVSGLKFETQLKTLTQFPDTLLGDPDKRIRYFDPLRNEYFFDRNRPSFDAILYYYQSGGRLKRPQNVPFDIFSEEVKFYELGEEAILKFREDEGFVKEEEKPLPEDEFKRQVWLLFEYPESSQPARGIAVVSVLVIVISIVIFCMETLPEFRDEKEYLKPRDNSTEPHGQTPFNDPFFIVETVCIIWFSFEIIVRFFASPSKTDFFKNIMNTIDIVSILPYFITLGTDLAQQQGKGDQAMSFAILRIIRLVRVFRIFKLSRHSKGLQILGHTLRASMRELALLIFFLVIGVILFSSAVYFAEADEPASQFTSIPDAFWWAVVTMTTVGYGDMKPITVGGKIVGSLCAIAGVLTIALPVPVIVSNFNYFYHRETDNEADPPPVVEAPPPICPYFPNFLKKFKGSPSGSSLGDKAEYMEMEEGVTESLCGVDTSLSKGNGTDIGRKNSTSSKSQQTDV; from the coding sequence ATGGAGTTTGCCATGATAGGTGCAGATAATGGGTGCAAAACTCGACTGCCTTACGGGTATGCTCGCGCACGGGAAAGGGAGCACGAACGGGAGAGACAGGTACAGCAGGCAACAGCCGCTGCGGAAGGTGCAGcaagtggagagggaggggagtccTCTGGACATCTCCTTAACAACCACCAGCAGCATCAGTCTCGCACCGCCTCCTCATCAAATGCCAACAACAGTAGCGGCAGTACCGCCTCGCGCCCCTCCTCCTCGCAACAGCCACAGCAGCACTACCATGAGTCCGAGCAGCAGGTTCTCAGAGAAAGGAAAAAGCAACGCGGCGTAGGACGTTGGAGAAGGAGTCGCCAGACTCTCGGTGGGGATTTGCGCCACTCGGAGTTGGCGCTACTTGGATCAGAGGAGGATATGATAGAGGAGGACGAGGCGGAAGGcggggaagaggaggacaggggaagCAAGAGTTCCAGTTTTCTCTGTAATATGGATGATGAAGAGACTGTCTCACTCACAGACAGACGTCCCCAATCAGGATACGCAAATGTTTACAGTGAATATGGGTGCAGCGAAAGAGTTGTTATTAATGTGTCCGGACTAAAGTTTGAAACTCAACTTAAGACTCTCACACAGTTTCCTGACACTCTTTTGGGAGACCCGGACAAACGAATCAGGTACTTCGACCCTCTAAGGAATGAATATTTTTTTGACAGGAACCGACCAAGCTTCGACGCTATTCTTTATTATTACCAGTCAGGGGGGCGATTGAAGAGACCCCAAAATGTACCTTTTGACATATTCTCTGAGGAGGTGAAATTCTATGAACTCGGAGAGGAGGCAATACTGAAGTTTCGGGAGGATGAGGGTTTTGTCAAAGAGGAAGAGAAACCCTTACCAGAGGACGAGTTCAAACGCCAAGTTTGGCTTCTTTTTGAATACCCAGAGAGCTCACAACCTGCGAGAGGGATTGCAGTCGTGTCCGTTTTAGTCATCGTTATATCAATAGTCATTTTCTGTATGGAAACGTTGCCAGAGTTCAGGGACGAAAAAGAATACCTTAAACCACGAGACAATTCGACAGAACCTCATGGACAGACTCCTTTTAACGACCCTTTTTTCATTGTGGAGACGGTATGCATTATTTGGTTTTCATTTGAGATTATAGTGCGCTTCTTTGCAAGTCCAAGTAAAACGGATTTCTTTAAAAACATTATGAATACTATAGACATTGTATCCATTTTGCCTTATTTCATCACGCTCGGCACAGATCTTGCTCAACAGCAAGGCAAAGGGGACCAGGCAATGAGTTTTGCAATATTGAGAATAATCCGCCTTGTCAGAGTCTTTCGCATCTTTAAACTCTCCAGGCACTCCAAAGGACTGCAGATCCTCGGACATACCCTCCGCGCCAGTATGAGGGAACTAGCGCTTCTGATTTTCTTCCTCGTTATTGGTGTTATTTTGTTCTCAAGTGCAGTGTACTTCGCCGAGGCAGACGAACCCGCGTCTCAATTCACAAGTATTCCCGACGCTTTTTGGTGGGCTGTCGTCACTATGACCACGGTCGGATATGGAGACATGAAACCAATTACCGTCGGTGGCAAGATAGTGGGCTCGCTCTGTGCAATAGCGGGTGTGTTAACCATAGCTCTTCCAGTGCCCGTCATTGTATCCAACTTCAATTACTTCTACCACAGGGAGACTGATAATGAAGCAGACCCGCCACCGGTTGTTGAAGCCCCACCACCTATCTGCCCCTATTTCCCCAACTTTCTTAAAAAATTCAAAGGGTCCCCCTCAGGCTCTTCGCTGGGTGATAAAGCGGAGTACATGGAGATGGAAGAGGGGGTAACGGAGTCGCTGTGTGGGGTGGATACAAGCCTGAGTAAAGGAAACGGGACAGACATTGGCAGGAAAAACAGTACAAGTTCAAAGTCACAACAGACTGACGTGTga